A single Pseudomonas brassicacearum DNA region contains:
- the ercA gene encoding alcohol dehydrogenase-like regulatory protein ErcA, which yields MSLSPLRKFVSPEIMFGAGCRHNVGNYAKTFGARKVLIVTDPGVIAAGWVADVEASLQAQGIEYCVYSAVSPNPRVEEVMLGADLYRENHCDVIVAVGGGSPMDCGKGIGIVVAHGRNILEFEGVDTLHVPSPPLILIPTTAGTSADVSQFVIISNQQERMKFSIVSKAAVPDVSLIDPETTLSMDPFLSACTGIDALVHAIEAFVSTGHGPLTDPHALEAMRLINGNLVQMIANPADVALREKIMLGSMQAGLAFSNAILGAVHAMSHSLGGFLDLPHGLCNAVLVEHVVAFNYNSAPDRFKVIAETLGIDCRGLNHRQIRTRLVEHLIALKRTIGFHETLGLHGVSTSDIPFLSQHAMHDPCILTNPRESSQRDVEVVYGEAL from the coding sequence ATGAGCCTCAGCCCGCTGCGCAAGTTCGTTTCCCCTGAAATCATGTTCGGTGCCGGTTGTCGGCACAATGTCGGCAATTACGCCAAGACCTTCGGTGCACGCAAGGTGCTGATCGTCACCGATCCCGGGGTCATCGCCGCCGGTTGGGTGGCTGACGTCGAAGCCAGCCTGCAGGCCCAAGGCATCGAATACTGTGTCTATAGCGCGGTCTCGCCCAATCCTCGGGTCGAGGAAGTGATGCTCGGTGCCGACCTTTACCGGGAAAACCATTGCGATGTCATCGTCGCGGTGGGCGGTGGCAGCCCCATGGATTGCGGCAAAGGCATCGGCATTGTCGTGGCCCACGGCCGCAACATCCTCGAGTTCGAAGGCGTCGACACCCTGCACGTACCCAGCCCGCCGCTGATCCTGATTCCCACCACGGCGGGGACGTCGGCTGACGTGTCGCAATTCGTGATCATTTCCAACCAGCAAGAGCGGATGAAATTTTCCATTGTCAGCAAGGCGGCGGTGCCGGACGTATCGTTGATCGATCCGGAAACCACCCTGAGCATGGACCCGTTCCTGTCCGCCTGTACCGGCATCGACGCCCTGGTGCATGCCATCGAGGCATTCGTGTCCACCGGCCATGGCCCGTTGACCGACCCTCATGCGCTGGAAGCGATGCGCCTGATCAACGGCAACCTGGTGCAGATGATCGCCAACCCGGCGGACGTCGCCCTGCGGGAAAAAATCATGCTGGGCAGCATGCAGGCCGGGCTGGCGTTCTCCAACGCAATCCTGGGTGCCGTGCATGCGATGTCCCACAGCCTGGGCGGTTTCCTCGATTTGCCCCATGGCTTGTGCAACGCGGTACTGGTGGAGCACGTGGTGGCGTTCAACTACAACTCGGCGCCGGACCGTTTCAAAGTGATTGCCGAGACACTGGGCATCGACTGTCGGGGGCTCAACCACCGGCAGATCCGCACCCGGCTGGTGGAACACCTGATTGCCCTCAAGCGCACCATCGGTTTCCACGAGACCCTGGGCCTGCATGGCGTGAGCACCTCGGACATTCCGTTCCTGTCGCAGCATGCGATGCACGACCCGTGCATCCTTACCAATCCTCGGGAGTCGAGCCAGCGGGATGTCGAGGTTGTCTATGGCGAAGCCCTCTGA